The genomic DNA TATTTACattaacttaaccctttaacccctaagagtaatAACAatctaattttttccaaaagtatcacccttgaatcaaacatcaaggccatgagaatgaaggagatGATCACTGactaactaaagaaactcttgattgttgaagaaattttccttgtctGTACCTTatgaaaagtatagagaacactatggagaatatacatactgttTGTAAAGGGTTATTTcacataaatttattttctaaaagaTAGGGAATATCGTGATCTGTATGAAAAGACAGAGAAAGCACGACTGGAATGGGAGGCTGCCATGCTGAAGTTTTGCCAGGTAAAATATCATTAactatttatttataatttttttttctccaatgtGTGTTACATTGATTTCCATGACCCTAAGAATGACtggcatcttatttctccttacaatatcaccctgaatcacacattaaggtcataagaataaagcaAGTCATCAGtaactagagaagctcttgattgttgaacaaattctccttgtcagcaccataagaaatgtatagagaacagtttggagaatagttATGCTTtaatttgctaattttttttattgtgatttCAGACTTGTGAAAGGTTAGAAGAGGAAAGAATAACACATTTAAGAGAGATGTTCTCATTATATAGTAACATGTTGGCTGCTGCGATACCTCAACTGCAGCAAGTAAGAACATCATCAGATCTTCAAAATTTAGTGGCTTCTTTGTTCTTCCATGTTAAGGAATTTGCTCACAATTCATTGACTTACATCATATTTTGAACAGAAGATGATAACCAGGTTTATAAACATCAAGTAATTAAGTGATTGGTATTTTTCATTTCTATCTCATCTTAAGGCACAGCACAATGGACTTGCTAGAAGcattaattatttaattaggAAGTTTGTATTAAAACCAATAGTATATCCTTCCCTTTAGCTTACACTCCTGGAGATTTTCAAGGACTAGAAAAAACAAACTCTTGCAGTACCttcaaaaaaagtgaaactgaaaattttcatgttgCGATGGTAGATATTAAGTATTTTTATTACACATGGCAGAATTATGAGACTGTCAGCTCAGAGGTGTGGAAAATCAATTCTTCTGAAGATGTTATCACAACAGCTCAAACAAGAGGAGAACCACGAGGTCCTTCTCAGCAGATCCTGTATGACTGTTATGTAAGTTCATGAAAACAATTAACCATAAACTATGTAATTTGGTATTTTCAATTGCATTGGcaatgttaattggccacccTAAAAGAATTTCAATGCTGATGTctcaagcgttagccctttcgtcagtgagagtgaatgacgaagggctaatgcttgtAACGAACCCttctctttagaaatttaccccctttattcaaccGTAAACTGTGTTGAATGAATCACCAAATTGTGATGTCTCATGTGAAAATGATAGTTGAAAAGTATAGTATTACATACCGTAtagagtaatttatttttaaattcaccTAGGAGGAGGACTTGGAGAACACTATGAATTATGACAGGAGAAGAGCAGGGTTAGAGACAAAGATTCATCTTTTGTCAGAATCACTggagaaacaaaagaagacaagaGATGGTAATATGGAACTATAAATTAATATCACCCTCtatcatattttctttcataCTCTCACCAAAGAAATTTAGACGTGTGGAACTACAGTActataagttttcttttttaattttttatgatcaCAGTTTATTTCAGTCAGTAAGATGGTGGTGGACCAGcatattttttggaaatttttattCTCAACCTCAATTGTGAATGGAGAATATTATCATGGGCTGCTTATAAATAACTTTAATAATTTAGACTCAACTTCTCCTAATTCATATGTAACTTGACTTCTGTAAACTTACAATTAGTCTCTTTTCATTTAGGGATAACTTCTCTCTTTGAGGCATACTCTGCAACTCCTGATTACTGTAATGAAGAAGGCCAACAAGATGTTGCCACACAACTGATACATGTAATATATTACCTCAGTCTGATATTAACTTCCTGATTGCTTAAGTTAACaaatcttgttttctttatcaacCTATTATTTAAGTTAAGCCGCATGTGTTGTACTTTCCAGGCAAATGCTATAATAAATAGTTTAACAGCAAGTGTCAGTAAAGTTCAATGTGCCCTGGCACAGTTGAATGGTCACCCTGCACCAGATGTTTGGTTAATGCCATACATATCAAGCACCAAGGATAAACAGGCAAGTTCCCTCTCTTTGTTACCTTTTCACAGATAGTTGACTACTCGGAACAGGCTTCTTACAATATTTGATATCAATATCAAGTACTGGGTTGATAATGGATTGAAAGGTCTTCCATTGCCTTCTGGTTCAAGGTGATTTTGTCTTGTTCTTCCAGAAGGACAGTTAAATGAGTCTCTTAAAGTGTGTCTTGCCAACTAGAATTATGAAAAGGTTTTAGCAAAATTGCGATATTTCTACTATTTGATGGGATAGTTTGAGTGCACCAGGTGATTCATTAATACAAGGGCATATTCCTTGGAGTTTGTTGCAGTTTTGTTCCATAGGCAGCTGGTGACATGTTCACCCTTTTGCCTCACTCCCATACCCCTCCAGGAAAAACtaaatcatgtttttaagttaagCATGAAATTAATCGGCCTTAGAACAACTGGGCTCTGATTTCTCACCCATGCTGCTTCTAATGACACCCACTATATAGTTTATACCCTCTCTTTGAATAATAAAGGAACTACCAGTAAGAAGTATTAGAGCTTAGTTGTACCACAATTTATGGTCTCTAATATAGGGCTTACTACAGAGTTCTCTCTATATTCCACTTGATCAAGTAACAAGAATGGAGTCTGTCACACAGGATGAGGGAGACAATAGAAGTAAGAAACTACATAtccggatcaatatcagtatctgggcaactgcccaccttcccctcccctaactcaacaacagtcaattgataacaagtttgGGTTAATGCTcggttaggggaggggtaggtgggtagttgcccagatactgatattgaatCCCATCATCCTTAGTGTTTTACCATATTGGTCTACTAGATTAACTTGACTCAGGAGTACAGTCTTTggctttacaccctaacatcagaatgcatattctccatactgttcactgTACATTCCCTTaagtgctgacagggagaatttgttaacaatcaagagctcttttagctactgatcatttcctttatttccatgaccttaatgtgtgattcaggggtaatattgtgaggagaatttagatgttagtcactcttaagtgGTCAAAGGGTTGAAAGACATAATTATGCAAGTTCCTTGCACTTTCACTCCAAGGACTAGGTTTACCCAGAGACTACAGTGTCATTAAGACTAAGATATGATTAAGACTGTCGGTCATTTCATGGGTCCTTTGCCTTGTGATGAACCAAATGTTATGACTTGCTGTTTTGAGCTTTAATTACTATATGTGGAATCAAAGGGATGTATTGAGACCTCTGTCCTTTGATTATTTCAGGTGATGATGAGTTTGATGATATTCCAGAATCAACTGGTGAGTTTCAATGCACGTTCAATGAGTTTCTCTCTAATGTAGCTCAAGCAAAACAATGAGAACTGCATGTGATCATGGGAAGACCACAGGGGGAATCTGCGCCATTGAAGCTAAGTTCTATTAATGAAAAACATGATACATGGTTGCCTGTTGATTGGCACACTAGATTCATGTTCAAACTTCGCCTAGTATCATCATGTCGCCTTTGtgttctttgaaatatttaatattgTGGTTGGGTTGGAAGGAGCCTGGAGATGTGCACGTTTTTCTGGAAAGTTGAAGATTTTGACTGACATTGCTGTCAAGATGAATAACTCAATCACATATTAAAGGATTTTGTATTTATTGCTTTTAACTAGGGATATGCAGATGCCGTGCATTGTATGAATACAAGGCAGTTCATAGTGATGAACTTGATATATTACCTGGAGATATTATCACACTAACGGCTAAAATGGATGATGGATGGTGGCAAGGAGAACTTCATAACAAAACAGGCATATTTCCTGCCAGTTATGTGGAGGAGATTGGATGACCAGATATTTCataccaagagaaaaaaatatagcAAATTTCTGGTTTTTGCTGTTTAATTAATTGTTTTGGGACGTGGAGCTTTCATAGCAGGTGAATGCCCCATTTGCTGTTTACTTGTTCCAGGGTTTTGATATTGAGATTATCTAATTTGGTGCAGCCACAGGGTGTATTTCATTGAGTCTTTGTGGCAGATTTTCTACCATTCACATTAAAAAATTTGCAGGGTTATAACTGGAGACACCAAGTGATATACTTAGCCCAGtgagaaacaagaaaataattgaGGAAAGGCATTGCTTTTTTTGTACCTAAAAAACATTGCCATGGGCaatttaagcattttttttaatgtagcTGTTACACTAGCtcttagaaaaaagaaaccttttttagCAGTGAATACTTAATGTAAAGCCTAAATTATGTTCCATGATTTAGTTTTCTAGAAGCCTATGGATTTAGAATTCATTGTCTAATTTTAAGAATGGCCAACTGAACcaaatgacaaacaaaatatAGAGATTTAGGGTTCCAGCAACAGGGAAAAATTTCTTGTCAATGAACAAGGATATGTTCTGTGGATGCATTCTTGTGGGAATGATCATATATTGCTGATTGCAATCTTTTAATTAGTTCAATTATATGCTTAATATATTCTTATTTAGTAATGGTGTCTTAAATTCCAGGTGATGTTGATGTAAGTATATTGGAGTTCAAAGCTATGttataaacttttttaaaaatttttcacaaatttaaatttttaaccttataagaaaaattttatgttgTCCAATCATGTGGTTGATGAGAGGCTTCATGTACAGGCAAGCATTGATTAAATTCAAATGATGTTTgaggtgttaaccctttaagcccTGGTATCAACATGTATATTCTTGTCACTGTCCTCCATAAGTTTCTTATTTTACTGattaagagaatttgttcaaacgTCAAGACACTTCAtctttggtgatcatttaaTTCATTCTCATGATCTGTACATTTGATCAGACAATGgtgttgttaggagaaattagatgctgatcactattggggcttaaagggttaatctgaTTGCTAATGCATCATAACTCAACTCAATTACCTCTTCTTTGAACATTgaagaaataaatgttaaaGTTGCTCTGtttctaatatttattttcaaggaCTGTTCAGTTCAATATGGCTCTTTATTTACTCTTGCACCAACAAACAATGATCCAGGAGGATATAAGTTCTGTAGAGATCTGGGAAACACACTACAAAACACTACCACCACCAAATAAGACAACTGCCAAGACAGATTTTTTCCCTCTTATTTAATCTTAGAAGTCAACAACAGTTTTAGAcagtcaaatgaataaagggggtatgtttgtaaagaaactgtggtgctacatcagtgggagagtataatagggTAAGCAAGTGAGTTGATAagataaattggccaccataaagagtttgaaagctgatgtttcaagcatgagcccttcatcagagcaaacaATTTGACATTGTGGATGCAAAATTTAaggctttttctttctctatacaatttcctttatttgcttTTGCAAGACTCAAAATGTGACAATATACAGCTAAATCTTGGGAAATGGATTCCATTGTGCACCTATTTCCTGCATTTCTCTAGTTAGGAATTCTGAAATTCACAAGTCTttttatggaaaggaaaaactCCCTACCAGtgattttccaatttttatatGTCAGGAAATATAATTTGCAGATTGCCATTAAGAATTCCTGACCTGGTCCTCGAATCATGTAATGTTGTTTCACTCCATGTCAGGTCCTGAAGATGTACTAAAAAGCACGAAAAATTACACACTCCATTAGAGATGTTCCTTTTATACACTCCTTTATCATGGCAACATCCCACACCACAATCTTTATATACATATCTTTGTCTGAGTTGCAGATTGAATgtctaattttttgtttctacCAAATCTCTAAATTTTCTCCTCATGGCAACAACAAATGCAGAGAAGTTATTTGTGCTGTTCAGCTTTTCCACCATCTCAGGAAGTCCTTTGACCTCTGGCATACAATCCTTCACTGTAAATAAGAATTGACTATTATTATTTGACTCTGCACCACAGTGGATCTTAATTAGTCAACTTTAAACATTTAATATGTTTAACTAATACATGGACTGGCCATTTTGAATTCGTCATTTAGTTGCCATTTTCAACTGACTTTTCTAGTCTTCATTAAATACTGTTCTAAGTAATGCTAAGATTTGTTAAGAAGAAGTTGGATCAGACAAGCACTTGGTGTAAGCAAAGGATTATAGAACATGATTGTAACAACATGATGAACATTTCAGTGACTGAGGGTTTTACCATTGTACTTGTCCAGACTGGTAATTGCCACAGTGAAAACAAAGGGCCTATCTTCATCTTTTGGGTCAATGTACTTGAACACAAACTGTAAATGTTCCTCTGTGAAGTGGAAGAGGTTCAGATCACTTATTAAGTATATTGAGGCactcatttttgttatttttttggttgggggggggagggggtggggtaTAAAATGGAATTTGCCACTAAAGCCATTAGCCTAAATAGATAAAGagataaatgtttatttataatCGCTTTGcaactgaaaaattgaattacacGATTATTACAGAAGATAATAACACTGAAAAGAACTATCGGTAGTTTAAAGCAAGTTTGTACAAAAATGTGTTTGTATATCTTacgtttgtaaataaaaaatgtcgATTAAATTCTAGTAAAAAAGTTTAGGCTGTAAGGGCATTAAAAATGCTACAACTGTTGCGAATTATTTGTGTCCTGAACACAGGTCTAAACTTCCGTTTGTTTCTAGGGTTCAAAGTACTTGTGGTACGAGCAGTAAGAAGGTCATGGAGCTTGTTCGGTTCACTCTGAATAATGttcatgaataatttatcaACTAGTTCCTAACGGCGGTCTGAAAGTTTGATTTGGCCTGATTCAGCCAATGCCTcattatttaagtaaaatgGTAAGATGATGTGCGTTGTTCTCTTTTGTACTCTTCAGCACCAGGTTACCATAATCCAGTCCAACTTCCTTATGCAATattagcaattttttaaaatgcttttaataaCCTACCATCCACCTTCTTGAAGGATAATCCTAGTCTTTCTTTGAAGTACTCGGTACCTTTGGTAAACTGTTTAATCTTGTACGATGTGCTCTGCTCCTTAGCAGATACTTCTGCAAGAGTTCATTTGACCACTGGTTAATTTACAACTGAGATTATTAGTCTCCTGTCAGCTTAGCAGTGCTTAGTGTGGCTTGATCTTGTTTCAAAACTCGTAAAGTTTATTTGTAGATGTGTTGAAAACTAAGCAAGTATGATCTAAGCATGTTTAACAAATGTGTCTTTCGAGACACTTCTCACTgcagaaaaaataaacttttcctaTCACCTCCATTTTCACTAGTCTCTATCTTGCAAAACGTGGTTTAACTACACAAGTAATTTACGTACCTTCTTGTTGTTTGCGGAGTTGACACTCggtttcttcaaaatgtttttgattttgattcCTTTGTTCTACCAAGCGTTCCGCTGAAATCTGTAATTCTCGCAGTTCTCGTTCCAGATTGGCAACTTCTTCAGCCCTCTGCCGTAGAACTACAAACATGTCGGAAACCTTTGATTTATGTctgcttttatcaatttcatcGTTTAGAAGTCAGGTCAGAAGTAAACACGATAACTTCGTCTACTTGCGTCTTACCTTCTAAATTCTTCTCGCTCTGAAAATGATACTGATTGATCGTCTCTTCTAGATGCCTCATCTCCTCTGTAAGTTGGGGATAATAAGAAAATTTGGTAATTTTATACTGCTGTTTCATTACAATCTTCGTTATAAACACAGTTACCTTTCCCTTTCGCTAGTATGTTTTCGTGATTCTCTTTGTCCTCGAGACGAGCTTTTCGAAAAGATTCCCCAGTCCAATCGTTAAGGAATTTATCTTgtactttcttcaaatttacaGCTAAATTTTCCAGCTCTTCTTTCGTAACAGATCCCATTTTATTTCGTTGTGAAACtcgaggattttttttttccagtgggAAAAGTTCGCggtgaaatttcaattttcagtttcaacCAATTAAATTTCCTTATAAGATCACGTGCCTATTGACTCCGCCGGATAGCTCACGTTTATTGCTGGCTCACTGTCGTCCGCTATCTTGTAACCTTTGAGGCAGAGCAGGGAGCCCACAAGATGCGCAAATTAAGAGTTACTGAAAACGTTTTGtagttatttttcaattaaaactgtTATAGATGACCTTAAATCTTACATAATGACACAACGAACTCAATATTTTTGACAAGCTTTCCACTATGAGCACGGCAAACTGGCAGGTATTGTGGTCTCCAAACCAACACGACAAGTTTATCACCTTCGGAAATGAAATATGTCTCTACAAAGTCAGCAGGTCTCAGGTAAGGTGATATATAGAgaattttgcataattttcctTGATGGAAGGCCAGTTTTTAGAATAAAAGCAAATTGTTATTTCGCCCATCGATTATAGGATGATCATGTGCCTAAACAAGTCCTACGGAAAATTTAGGGGGTGGTACTTGGTGGGTTAGACATATCAAAGTTCACTTTCATTCAACGATCCAAGTATCAGGAAAAAGATTGTGTCAAACACTTTTTCCCAATGTCCTGGGTAGTTTCTTGCATATCTTTCTCCAAAAAATACGCAGAAGTCTCTACAATGATATCCTTAGATCATCAAAGCATCAATAAAAATTTGCAGCAATGTACACTAtattaaacatttttgtttcttaactgaCTGGTTTCAGGAAAGTCCACCAACGGCTGCAGGTGTAAGAAGCCAAGGTATATAGTTTTACCTCAGTCTGTTCCTTGCCAACTTATGCCTTGCATTTCAGTATTGTCCTTGGTTCAAGCTTTTGTTAATATGAATTTTcacttgtaaaatattttatatcTTTCTTCTTATGATTTCAGTAATGCATCTTTCTGGAGATACCTATGCATCACTTTTATCTGTTGTGAATGATATACAAAATTTAAAGGTAACCAGTTCAattaaaagctaaaaatatatatttgttttttggttcACTTTATGTTTTGATTGTCCAAAACCTTCCTTTATTAAATGGTTTGAGTGActaagacataatttctccttacagtatcaatataaTATGAAGCAGACaatatcaaaatttccaaaCTTACGTCgtaggaattgtatggcagacagtaaggaaaattgcTAATTAGATCTGGGTTTTAATGCATTGTGTTTTTCTCCTGGGAAGACATTTCACTCTTCAAAGTTCCCAAAATCACTGATCATTTGGGATTTTCCCATACATATGAAAACCACCCTTATCTCATCTGGAAAACACCACAGAAATCAATTCTGATGTTTACTTCTGCCATGACTGAAAATGGGAGTCACTATAACAAACAACATTTAACTTTTCAGGACTGCTTTCTCCTGCACTAGTTATAAAAC from Pocillopora verrucosa isolate sample1 chromosome 10, ASM3666991v2, whole genome shotgun sequence includes the following:
- the LOC131791208 gene encoding nostrin-like, producing MTRFENSFWEQKGYEELRKVCRQGNDFSREVSSIFNERAKIEQTYAESLTKLAAKAQKTSKDALGTLKSSWESALLEMENEAEIHKTLGNQLHDEVSKQVKAFVETQSKARKTVESLVDKAYKNFSDKLNDALKAKRAAHTKTREAENMFEQVEEARNGKSGKVMSEKEISKMDVKCRKMMDTSLKSDREYRDLYEKTEKARLEWEAAMLKFCQTCERLEEERITHLREMFSLYSNMLAAAIPQLQQNYETVSSEVWKINSSEDVITTAQTRGEPRGPSQQILYDCYEEDLENTMNYDRRRAGLETKIHLLSESLEKQKKTRDGITSLFEAYSATPDYCNEEGQQDVATQLIHANAIINSLTASVSKVQCALAQLNGHPAPDVWLMPYISSTKDKQGLLQSSLYIPLDQVTRMESVTQDEGDNRSDDEFDDIPESTGICRCRALYEYKAVHSDELDILPGDIITLTAKMDDGWWQGELHNKTGIFPASYVEEIG
- the LOC131791209 gene encoding kinetochore protein Spc25-like, encoding MGSVTKEELENLAVNLKKVQDKFLNDWTGESFRKARLEDKENHENILAKGKEEMRHLEETINQYHFQSEKNLEVLRQRAEEVANLERELRELQISAERLVEQRNQNQKHFEETECQLRKQQEEVSAKEQSTSYKIKQFTKGTEYFKERLGLSFKKVDEEHLQFVFKYIDPKDEDRPFVFTVAITSLDKYNVKDCMPEVKGLPEMVEKLNSTNNFSAFVVAMRRKFRDLVETKN